A part of Arachis hypogaea cultivar Tifrunner chromosome 12, arahy.Tifrunner.gnm2.J5K5, whole genome shotgun sequence genomic DNA contains:
- the LOC112727943 gene encoding protein FAR1-RELATED SEQUENCE 5-like: protein MACDFVESHNHDCLDPRLVGFLPTHRKMAEADASQMNNMKDAGISTPHIYAMLANQAGGYENVNYSLRDMYNEIARRRRHVLGDAREALRYLKNQKAEDTNLYYEHIVNAKGVLRALFWCDGRSQLDYEVFGDVLAFDATYKKNKYLCPVVVFSGVNRHNQTVVFGSALVTDESKEVYVWLLHQLLAAMRGKAPVSVITDGAPSMRFAIEMVFPNAHHRLCAWHLIRNATSNIGNPKFTSMFKKGMLGDYEISVFEQKWFGMVEEFGVAEKNWIIDMYEKRHMWATAHIRGKFFVGFRTTSRCEGLHSIIAKYVKSQYNLVDFIKHFKRCLTYLRYKEVEADYVSISGLPVLKTTLEHLERSASNFYTREIFFIFRGMLVRAARMKVVQDVAFDSFVLYTISKYGSLNSSWEVSVDNERTKFNCSCLRMDSFGIPCEHIVCVLVFLNILELPKSLVLTRWSKNAKTSTFDSSGVTWESIILSQYGCLMDWCRQLSYVTSRRQERFHLVRDTVMSLIEDFKIEDEQEKQVGAEADDSDGIFPKNPQNCRSKCRLGEKVKRKPQQCSICRMEGHNKKSCPLAKDIQQQTNATSCGINRNHVEEGLDADAEMGFWASDLEEDYEEQEFWAGDSDASADMELSEEFSM, encoded by the exons ATGGCATGTGACTTTGTTGAATCGCACAATCATGATTGCCTTGATCCTAGGTTAGTTGGTTTCCTTCCTACACATAGAAAAATGGCAGAAGCTGATGCTAGTCAAATGAACAACATGAAGGATGCAGGCATTAGCACACCCCATATATATGCTATGTTAGCTAATCAAGCAGGTGGTTATGAAAATGTTAATTATAGCTTAAGGGATATGTATAATGAGATTGCTAGGCGAAGGCGTCATGTCCTGGGTGATGCTAGAGAGGCATTGCGATACCTCAAAAACCAGAAAGCTGAAGATACAAACCTCTATTATGAGCACATAGTTAATGCTAAAGGGGTATTGCGAGCTTTATTTTGGTGTGATGGAAGAAGCCAATTAGATTATGAAGTATTTGGAGATGTGCTTGCCTTTGATGCGACATACAAGAAGAACAAGTACTTGTGTCCGGTAGTAGTGTTTTCCGGTGTGAATCGTCACAACCAAACAGTGGTATTTGGAAGTGCTCTAGTTACCGATGAGAGTAAGGAGGTCTACGTGTGGTTATTACATCAATTATTGGCAGCTATGAGGGGAAAAGCACCTGTATCTGTGATTACAGATGGTGCTCCATCAATGAGGTTTGCAATTGAGATGGTATTTCCAAATGCCCATCATAGATTATGTGCTTGGCACCTCATTCGGAATGCCACAAGTAATATTGGAAACCCAAAATTTACATCTATGTTTAAGAAGGGTATGCTAGGAGATTATGAAATTAGTGTGTTTGAGCAGAAGTGGTTTGGAATGGTTGAGGAGTTTGGTGTAGCTGAAAAGAATTGGATTATTGACATGTACGAGAAAAGGCATATGTGGGCCACTGCACATATTCGAGGCAAGTTTTTTGTAGGATTTAGGACAACTTCTCGATGCGAAGGTTTGCACTCTATTATTGCAAAATATGTTAAATCTCAATACAATTTGGTTGATTTCATAAAGCATTTTAAGCGGTGTCTTACCTACCTAAGATATAAGGAGGTTGAAGCTGACTATGTTTCCATATCTGGTCTTCCGGTACTTAAAACAACATTAGAACATCTGGAAAGGTCTGCATCAAATTTCTATACACGagagatattttttatatttcgaGGCATGCTTGTTAGGGCTGCAAGAATGAAGGTTGTGCAAGATGTGGCATTTGATTCATTTGTACTTTATACAATATCTAAATATGGAAGTCTAAATAGTTCATGGGAGGTGTCTGTAGATAATGAAAGGACGAAATTTAATTGTTCATGCTTAAGGATGGATTCTTTTGGAATTCCGTGTGAGCATATAGTTTGTGTGCTGGTGTTTCTTAACATCCTTGAGCTACCAAAGTCTCTTGTGTTGACAAGATGGTCGAAGAATGCCAAGACAAGCACTTTCGATTCAAGTGGCGTTACTTGGGAGTCTATAATATTGAGTCAATATGGATGCTTGATGGATTGGTGTCGGCAGTTGTCCTATGTCACTAGTCGAAGGCAGGAGAGATTCCACCTTGTTCGAGATACTGTTATGAGCCTAATCGAAGATTTCAAGATTGAAGATGAACAAGAAAAGCAAGTTGGTGCTGAAGCTGATGATTCAGATGGTATTTTTCCTAAGAATCCACAAAATTGTAGGTCTAAGTGTCGTCTTGGTGAGAAGGTAAAACGAAAACCACAACAATGTAGTATTTGTCGCATGGAAGGGCACAATAAAAAATCTTGTCCATTGGCAAAGGACATTCAGCAGCAGACCAATGCAACTTCTTGTGGTATAAATAGGAACCATGTTGAGGAAGGTTTAGATGCAGATGCAGAAATG GGATTTTGGGCATCTGATCTTgaagaagattatgaagaacaagagttttggGCAGGAGATTCTGATGCAAGTGCCGACATGGAACTTAGTGAAGAGTTCTCGATGTag